CAAACCCTTCGCAACTCCCTGGCCATTTTCGACGAATTCGTAGGCCCAGACGGAGATCTCGAACGAGGATGTTCCCGGGGTGGTGTACTGCTTGTTCCATGCCTTCGCCAGCCGAATGATCTTGCGGCGGGTAGAACGGAAACCGGGTAGGTCGCCATTGAGCAGTGCAGCGTGCTTCTCAGGATCGGAGGGCTCCCAGGTTCCCTTTTCGAGGTTGGGGATCCAGATGCCGGCGCCCTGCTTCCGGTTCATGGCCACGACCAGGTCGACAGTGGGGTCGTCGTCGCCGACGGGCTGACCGAAGTAGACCTTGGGGCCACGCTTAGAGGTGTGCATGGTCGCATTCGGGTAGATTTTGCGGATGCGGGGGCGGAGGTGGTCGATAAGGTCATCCACTACGTCGCCTGGCGCTTCTCCCCTGCCTTCGGGGCCCAGGGCTGGGTAGTAGTTGCGGTTGAGGACTATCCCGCCGTCGCCGTCGGTGACGGGCTCATTCATGGTGTGGACGGCAAGGGAGCCGCTGGGGTAAGTGCGAAGAGCTCCATGGAAGGAAGAGGCAGAGTCGCGCACGAGCTGCAGGCGCGTGCGGGCCTCTGCCAGTGCTGTCGGTTTCGCTTCGATCTGGGCGCGGACCTCGTCGAGGAGGTCGTCGAGTACGGACATTTTCGGTAACCAATCTGCCGCGACCGCTAGTGCGGTCGGTGGTCGTGCGGCAACGTGGCCCACCATCGCATCGGCGCAAGCTCCCGAGTTGAGCTTTGCCGGGCGTTGGCACTAGAGTCGAGTGAATTCCTACCAAGAATGCACGGGACTCTGTTGGGCCGGTGATCTATCAGCGGTCGCTGACAGAGTTTTTGTGTTAGTGACGGTGATGAACCTGTCTCCCGTTCGATATATGCTGATGGCTCCTTTCGCACTGGAATACTACGGAGTCGATGCGTTACATCTCGTCCCTCCGATTTTTGCTTGATTTCTGCGTAGGTGCATTGCTACGGCGGGAACTATCACTTGACCTGACCGCGCGGTGCTGAACAGCGGCCCCGTGCTCCTGCTCGGCAGCGAATTTGCGTGCCCTCTTGCGTTCACGTGTCATGCGCTCGACCTTCTCGCGGTCGAGTCGCACCCCGACCTGAGGATCCCGCATGGCAGCCATGTCCTCACCCTCGACATCGTTGGGCCCGTAATCACGAACCTCAGCTGCATGCGCTAGTCGGTTGCGGACTGCGCTCGTCGAGCTGACGCCCCGGCGAAGCGTGTAGGTGCCCGTTTCCTCGTCCCGTTCGACGCCGTTGTCTACCTCTTCAGCGAGCCGGCGAAGGGCCATATCGTATGCAGCGACGCCCGATTTCATCTCGGTGTTTACCATGTCGTGTTGAACGAGGTAGTCGTAGATGCGGCGCGGCGTCATCGCGAGGCCCGGGCGGCGACTGAGGACGTGAAGCACCGCGTCACGGGGACGCAAGTTAGCGATGAACTCATGTGGAGAATTGGAGCCGTGCAGGGTTTCTTGTCGCGAACTTTCGATACCAAGGTCGACACCCGCCGCGTTAAGCAAACCCGTAAGTCCATCAACCACTTGTTCAAGATGAGCCACCTGTACACGAGCGTCCGAAAGCTCCCGTTTCGCAACTACGAGCATTTCAGCGGCGGCATCGGTATCCACGGCTTCTCCTTTAGGGTCTCAATCTTCATCCCAGTGTATCAGGTAGTTGTTGGAACTATAACAACGGTTGTTTGTTTTATGCGAACGTATAGGACGCCGCCCTGAGTTTCGCCGTATAACCTTCTTCCCCCGCATTCGCAGACCAGAAAGGGCGTGCAAGTTCTTCCGTGTGGCGTTGTCGAAGGCGGCTCGGAGGTATTTCTCTGTGACGCCGTGAATGCCAGGGTCTCAGTCGGCACCCCTAACCGCGCGCAGGGCAGGTGTGATGTTGGGTCCTATGGGTCCAGTCACAGGACCTTGAGTTCCTCCGCCTCGCTGAAGCAGGGCTTCACCAGGACATCATCGACCGGCGGGTCAGAACGGATACCTTTGCGGCTCTTGCACCTGGCGAACATCACGAGCTCAACGCTGATAGCGGCACAGCTACTAGATAGTGCAAGCACCCATGGGATAGCCGGCTACTTTCGCTTCGTCAGCCAGATAGCGATACAGAATTCAGGGTTGACTCGGTGGGCGCTGGTCAGGGCGTTGAGTCAACAAGCCTCAGCGGCTTCTCTTCGGTGATGGGGTTGGCGGGCGATCTTCAGCACCCGACACATCACCGAGACCGAAACACCGTCTTCAGCGAAATCGCCTACGAGCGGCTACTTCATTTGGGTGGGATATGGGCCTGTATAAAGTAGGTAGCAGCCCGCCGCGTTACTGATCTTGTATTCCTTGCCAGGCCAGCAGGAAGGCGTCAATTATCATTAGCGGTTGATGCATGCGCAGCAACAACTGCGATTCGACTTTCCCGGAGACTAGCCGAAATGAAATTCTTCACGTCTTGGACTGAGACACCGCTGCTTCCCACCCAGCCCTTCTTGACTAGATCGGCGAACTGATCGTTACTTAACCATCGCCCGAGGTTCTTGTGGGTGACAGCCGCTCCTCCCCGCGGCCCAACAAGTTGGCCAACGTCGTGCAAACGTTTAAGCAGTTCGGACGGCACATACAGCCCTCGGGTGAGATCGCTCTCCTTTAGAGGCGAAGCAACAGGGTAGGCGAACTTTGTGAAGGTTGACCCAGCACCGAGACGGAACGCGGCGGGGTCTGTCGTGCTGGCGAATTTCCGACCGAAAGAGTCGAACCGCACCATCCTCTTCAACTGATCGGGAAGTCGAGCATCTATAGCTGCGATGCGGGTACCTCCATTCGTTTCCATACGCTTGTACTGCACTAGTACAAAGCAGTCGTAGTTACGGCTGAGGTAGACGAGATCCACGCCCGTAGCGGACTCGACCGTCGTAGCGTTTACGTTCATAACGTCCAGCCTTTGCTCTCCATCAGTGAACGAGTAGAGATCCTCCCGCACAGGCTTTCCCCCCATGTTGGGAAAGCTTCGAAGGTCATTGTCAATGAGGCTGGCTTCCGTCGGCTGGAGTTGCAGTTCAACTAGTGGACTCTCCCCTGGCAGCGGCGCCTTACGCATCGACGAGAGTGCCATGTCGCTGAACATGAGGGCTGTCCCAACCGCGTTGGTGTGATCCCGCCGAATCTCATCCTCAACCCGTGCCAGCATCCACTCCGGGGTGCCGCCGGTGGACGGCCACTCTCCGGGTTCGATCCGAGAACGGATCGCCTCACGGAGTTTGGTCGAAGCGGCACCAGGCAACGGTCCACCTCGCCTGCGTGATGCTGCTCGCCGTATGACATCGCTCGCGCTCCCCAAGTCCGTGCTGAGGTCGGTCAGCTTGATAGGAACACCGATCGCCCGTGCGGCGCTCAAGACCCATGTAGAGTCGAGATTGGTTCGCGCTGGTCCGGCTTTCACCACGCCCAGATGCGAGATCGCCGGATTCCTTCGATCGTCCTGCGTAACAATTACAGCGATGCGTCCGAAGCCAGGGCTTTCTGTTTCCCGGTCGACCGCGAAACTGACCGTGCTGCGGTCACGCTCTTCCTGTTCCGCGAGTTCTTCTCTCGACATCACGACGATGTGGAGACGACTGGCGGCGGAGGACATACCAGTCATTTTTCCACTTCATGAGTCCACTAATGCTGGGCGGATTCCAGCGGTCGTTGCAACAGCGGGTGATTAGTACGTGAGGATGAGTTCTTTCATCTTCTCCGCCGGGGTGTTCCAATCTAGTGTTTCACGAGGCCTGCCATTGAGTAGGTGAGCGACATGCTCGAGGTCCTCGGGTCCGTGGACTGCGAGGTCACTGCCCTTAGGGAAGTACTGACGCAGCAGCCCGTTGGTGTTCTCATTGGAACCTCGCTGCCATGGGCTAGCCGGGTCGCAGAAGTAGATCGGCAGTTCAGCGGCCAGGGTGATCTTATGGTGTTCTGCCATCTCGGATCCTTGGACCCAGGTCAGGGAGCCACGCAAATGGGCTGGCAGGGTCAGCATCTGCTGGGTCAGTGCCTGTGCGACGCTGACTGCAGTGTGATCTGTGGGCAGGTGACAGAGCATCAGGAACCGGCTCTTGCGCTCCACCAGGGTGGCGATCGCTGATCGGTTCCCGGCACCCATAATGAGGTCGCCTTCCCAATGGCCAGGCACTGCCCGTTCCTCGATCTCGGCGGGTCGATCACTGATCATGATCATCTCCTGGCCCAACTGGCGGGGTTTGCGCTGCTGACCTTGGGGCTTACGGCGGGCTCTGCCGGTACGCAGGGCAGTCTGGACTTCCTTCTTCAGCCCGCCGCGGGCCTGCAGGTACAACGCTTGGTAGATCGTCTCGTGACTCACACGCATCTCCAGCTGGTCAGGGAACTCTTTGACCAGGGTGGCACTGATCTGTGCTGGTGACCACTGCAACCCCAGCCTCTCCTGGACCCAATCACGCAGCGGGGAAACCTCCAGGAGTTTGGGCTGTTTCGGGCGCGCCCTACGGGTCACAGCCAGCCGTTGAGCACCATAAGGCAGATACCGGCCATACGGGTCACTGTTACGGGCGATCTCTCTGCTGATCGTTGAAGCCGGCCGACCCAACTCTGCGCCGATTTTCCGCAACGAGGCCCCAGACTGCTGCAGATCTTTGATCCGTTCTCGCTCCAGCACAGAGAGGAATCGGGAAGAGATCTGGTGATCTGTGCTGATCACGGTGATGGTGTCCATGTCCTGGTTATATGCCGTCGATCGACGTGCTCGCCGCAGCGACGCGATGGACCCAGGGCTCCGAAGCTGTTTATCCCATTTATGGCCAGCTCCCCGGCTGACACCTACTGCCTTGGCCGCAGCAGTGACACTGGCCCCGGCCTGGCGAAGCTGATGGTACCGATCCCGTCCTGGATACGGGGGTCGACCCATCGGCACTTGAGTTTTCGAGGAGGCCTCTGCGCTTTCCCAATGTAACCACTTCGCTGCGGTCGATACGGCAAAGCCCAGCTGCTGGGCGGCCTGCCGTACAGTCATGCCCTGATCCACCAGCTGCCTGTATGCCAGTCGATCCTCCGGGGTATACCGACGCACCTGCCTTCGGGACTTTCCGGTATGTTCCATTGCAACTCCTGAAATTCAGGCTGTTGCAACCACCACTAGATTCCGCCCGGGGTGTTTTTCGTTGGAGCGGACCACGCATCAGTCGGCTTTGCATTGATGAAACCGATACCGAGGCGGCTCATGCGCTGATCAATCGTGCTCGCACAAACGGAATCGGACAGCTGGTAGCCGTCACTCATGCTCAGAACGTGGCCTCTCAGGCAACGTCCCCGGCGCGTGGGGCCGCGCGCCGGGGACGTTGCACCAAGGCTGGCGTTCAGGAGTCCGTTGTCTTTTCGACGGGAATCCAAAGCTCATATCGCCCGTGTGTCTGCTCATCATCGGCGAACTCCGTGACGACCAGCTCCGGGCCGGTGACGCTCTGGTACGGGTTCGCGGGGAACCACTCTCCGAATGCCTTCGGCCAGAGCTCTTGCAGTGCATCGGGGAACGCCCCGTTCGACTCCAGGACAAGCCACGTCAATGCAGGCACATCGAGTCGGTCGAGGTCGCCCGGAACCGGCCCGCTCGTCGCAGCCGCGATGTAGTAGTCGAGCTCAGTACCTTCCTCACGCGACGGCGAGATCGCGTCATGGACGCTGAGCGCGCCCGCGGGCTCCTGGTCCGACAGGTCAGCGATTCGTGCCCACTGCTCGTCGCTGATCTTCTCGATGAACTCTGCTGCGGTCGGGTTCACCCCCTCATAGATGAGCGGGATGCGGGTACGCAGGCCCGCCAGCGTGAACGCACCTTTCTCTATGATTCGGTATTTCATGGTCGTACTCCCTTCGATAGTGATGGTGAAGGTGAGCCTCGGCTGCAACCGGAGAACGACTCCCGGACGACGCGCGCCCTCGGGGCCGACCCCATGGACAGTTTTGAACGCGCGTGAGAATGCATCTGCAGACCTGTATCCGAACCGGATCGCCAGATCCTGCAACGCTTCCTGTCCGGAAGCGACCGATGCGGCCGCGAGGGTCATTCGACGCCGCCGCACGTACTCCGAGAGCGACATGCCCGCCAGAGTGGAGAACACCCGGCGGAAATGGTGCTCGGACATCAGCGCGATCTGGCTCGCGCGACGCACATCGACCTCGCCCTCAAGTTGCTGCTCCACCGATGCCATCGCCTCGTTCAGCCGCTCCATGCTCACCTTCCTTCCACTTCGACACTACGGAAGCGCAAGAGGACAGGTCCGATGATCCATGCGCGCGAATGTCGTACGTGTTAAGCAGTACTCCACGCACTGAGGACGGAGACGAATCGACGTCAACCCCGCAAGACACGCCTATGCGTGCGGCTCAGTCGTCGAGCCGTCAGGCTCGGGGGTGTTTTTCGTGGTGTCGGTGGACTGTGTAGCGTGAATGGTATGGAGACGACCACCACGTCGCCGACTGCGATCCGCGCCGATGCTCTGACCAAAACCTACGGCTCGGGCGAGGCGAGGGTCCGCCCCCTTCGCCAGTTGAGCGTGGAGATCCCCGCCGGGCGGTACACCGCGATTATGGGGCCTTCCGGCTCGGGCAAGTCCACATTGCTGCATGTGCTGGCAGGTCTGGACACTGTTGAGGCGGGCAGCGTGGTGCTCACCGCCGAAGAGAAGAATATTGAGCTCACCGGGCTTTCCGAGCGGGACCTGACGGTGGTGCGTCGCCAACACATCGGCGTCATTTTCCAGGCCTACAACCTGGTCCCGGCCATGACTGCCAGGGAGAACATTCTGCTGCCCAGCTCCTTGGGCGCACCGCAGCCGGACCAGCATTACTACAAAACAGTGATCGAGCGTCTTGGCCTCTCCGGGCGGCTGGACCATCGGCCTTTCGAACTCTCCGGCGGTCAGCAGCAGCGCATCGCTGTCGCCCGCGCGTTGGTGTCCAGGCCCGCGGTGATCTTCGCCGACGAGCCCACCGGCAACCTGGACACCCGCACCGGTGCTGAGGTGCTGGGCCTGCTGCGGGCCGCCGTCGACGAGTTCGGCCAGACGGTGGTGATGGTCACTCACGACGCCAGTGCCGCTGCCGAGGCCGATCGGACCGTGATCCTCAATGACGGGCAGATCATCGACACTCTGGAGGGTCCCAACGCCGAGGATCTGGCCGGTCGAATGATCGAAGCAGGGGAGTGACCAGGCATCGTCCACGCCATCACGCGCACCAATCTCCGTCACTCAGGGAAACGGCTCTGGGCTGCAGCTGCGGCCATTGCCGTCTCGGCAGCCTTCATCGTCGCTGGGATTCTGCTGACCGACTCCATGAACCGAAGCATAGAGGACCACGCTGCTGAAGAGATCGGCGGTGCCGACGTCGTCGTCAGCCCCGAAGCTCTCCACGTCCAGGAGGACGGCGGCGACTACACCCAGGTCGAGACCCTGACCGAAGAGATCAGCGCGCTTGAAGAGGTAGAGCGCACCGAAGGCTCCCCGACGATGATCCTGGTCTGGCTCACCGAACCCGAGACCGGCCAGGCTGGTTACCAGGAAGCTGCCCAGCAAGATATTACGGGGCTGGTGGAGCAGCTGATCCAGGACCGCATTATCGAGACTCCCGTCGGAGACCCTGAGGACATCTCGTGGACCACCTCACCCGACGGGGCTCCCATGGTGGCTGGTCTGGAGGTCGCCACCGGGCAGCAGTACATCGAGATGTGGGTTCAGACCCGCAGCGGCAACCCTGAGGTGCTGGGCCTGATCATCAGCGGCTTCGGCGCCATCGCAGTGTTCGTGGCGGCACTGGTGATCGCCAACACCTTCCAGGTGATGATCGCTTCCCGCCAGAAGACCATCGGGCTGCTGCGCGCGATCGGCGCCACGGCCGGGCAGCTGCGCCGCGCCACGCTCGCTGAGGGTGCTGTGCTCGGACTGGTCAGCGGTATTGCCGGTGTACTGCTGGGCTGGGCGGCCGGGGTGGGAATGACGTCCCTGGGAGACATCATCTTCGGGGTGGAGATGGCCACAGCGATGCTGACCCCGGCCCCGGCAGTTATCGGTGTGGGGCTGGGGCTGGGTATGACCCTGCTCGGCTCACTCTGGCCGGCTCTGCGGGCGGGACGCATCTCGCCGATGGAGGCACTGCGCCCGGCAGATGTGGCAGGTGTCCAGCACCGGAGGCCGTGGGCTCGCGCGGCGATCGGCGCGGTCCTGGTCCTCGGCGGCTCAGCGCTGGTGGCCTATGCAGGCCTCTCTGAGGGAACGTTCGACCAGGTGACCGGCCTTGCACTGCCGATCATCGGGTTGGTGGGCGGTTTTGCAGGATTCCTCGGTGTGCTCCTGCTGGCCAGGCTCATCATCCCGCCTCTGGTCGCCAGGCTCGGCACTGCTCTGAGCAGAGTGGCCCCCGGGCTTTCGGTCACCGCCTCGTTGGCTGGGAAGAACGCCCGTCAGGTGCCCGGACGAACGACGGCGACTGCCTCGGCGCTGCTGATAGGGGTCACCCTGGTGGTCACCGTCACCGTCGGGGCGGCCACTGCGCAGAACTTCATCGAGGATCAGTTCACCGCTGTCGAACTGATTGACCAGGTGCTCGGCATCGCGCTGCTGCTGCTGTCAGCCAGCGTGCTCGTCGCATTCATCGGGGTCTCCAATACGCTCTCCCTGTCAGTGATGGAACGACGTCGGGAGGCCGCGTTGCTGCGCGCGCTGGGGATGCCCAGGTCGGCAGTGGGATCGATGGTCTCTGTCGAG
The sequence above is drawn from the Nesterenkonia populi genome and encodes:
- a CDS encoding IS30 family transposase, which translates into the protein MGRPPYPGRDRYHQLRQAGASVTAAAKAVGVSRGAGHKWDKQLRSPGSIASLRRARRSTAYNQDMDTITVISTDHQISSRFLSVLERERIKDLQQSGASLRKIGAELGRPASTISREIARNSDPYGRYLPYGAQRLAVTRRARPKQPKLLEVSPLRDWVQERLGLQWSPAQISATLVKEFPDQLEMRVSHETIYQALYLQARGGLKKEVQTALRTGRARRKPQGQQRKPRQLGQEMIMISDRPAEIEERAVPGHWEGDLIMGAGNRSAIATLVERKSRFLMLCHLPTDHTAVSVAQALTQQMLTLPAHLRGSLTWVQGSEMAEHHKITLAAELPIYFCDPASPWQRGSNENTNGLLRQYFPKGSDLAVHGPEDLEHVAHLLNGRPRETLDWNTPAEKMKELILTY
- a CDS encoding AraC family transcriptional regulator, giving the protein MERLNEAMASVEQQLEGEVDVRRASQIALMSEHHFRRVFSTLAGMSLSEYVRRRRMTLAAASVASGQEALQDLAIRFGYRSADAFSRAFKTVHGVGPEGARRPGVVLRLQPRLTFTITIEGSTTMKYRIIEKGAFTLAGLRTRIPLIYEGVNPTAAEFIEKISDEQWARIADLSDQEPAGALSVHDAISPSREEGTELDYYIAAATSGPVPGDLDRLDVPALTWLVLESNGAFPDALQELWPKAFGEWFPANPYQSVTGPELVVTEFADDEQTHGRYELWIPVEKTTDS
- a CDS encoding ABC transporter ATP-binding protein, with the translated sequence METTTTSPTAIRADALTKTYGSGEARVRPLRQLSVEIPAGRYTAIMGPSGSGKSTLLHVLAGLDTVEAGSVVLTAEEKNIELTGLSERDLTVVRRQHIGVIFQAYNLVPAMTARENILLPSSLGAPQPDQHYYKTVIERLGLSGRLDHRPFELSGGQQQRIAVARALVSRPAVIFADEPTGNLDTRTGAEVLGLLRAAVDEFGQTVVMVTHDASAAAEADRTVILNDGQIIDTLEGPNAEDLAGRMIEAGE
- a CDS encoding ABC transporter permease — encoded protein: MNRSIEDHAAEEIGGADVVVSPEALHVQEDGGDYTQVETLTEEISALEEVERTEGSPTMILVWLTEPETGQAGYQEAAQQDITGLVEQLIQDRIIETPVGDPEDISWTTSPDGAPMVAGLEVATGQQYIEMWVQTRSGNPEVLGLIISGFGAIAVFVAALVIANTFQVMIASRQKTIGLLRAIGATAGQLRRATLAEGAVLGLVSGIAGVLLGWAAGVGMTSLGDIIFGVEMATAMLTPAPAVIGVGLGLGMTLLGSLWPALRAGRISPMEALRPADVAGVQHRRPWARAAIGAVLVLGGSALVAYAGLSEGTFDQVTGLALPIIGLVGGFAGFLGVLLLARLIIPPLVARLGTALSRVAPGLSVTASLAGKNARQVPGRTTATASALLIGVTLVVTVTVGAATAQNFIEDQFTAVELIDQVLGIALLLLSASVLVAFIGVSNTLSLSVMERRREAALLRALGMPRSAVGSMVSVEALLLTLAALILGTTLGLFYGWAGVNALIALDGVDAHLAIPWARLAGIWLIAFGAALAAAWLPARSLSRTPPAAGLNQTA